The segment CACATTATGTTCCACTATAGGCCTACTATTTGTAATATATACGATTTGGTGTTCtgtttttaagtttctttatttgATATCTGGGTGTTTTTTGGAGAATTAAATCTACAGGGTACTTCTTCATGGTTTtggtatgtttatgttttaatatgtgtTTCAATTCAAGCCCTGTTTATTAATGCAATATGTTTTTTCAAGCCTCAaactgtattaaataatatttttatattatatacatttgtttttaatacgttcatgtattttttttcattcaggcataaatatttattttaattcttattatttatttcccttTATTATGCCTAGCAGTCCCATTGGGTTGGATGATCTCGTGTTTTGGCTACAAAAGTCAAATTCACAGATTAAATaacaaacactgtaaaaaagggTTTTGCGGTTCAGTTGtttcaatgtaattttttgagTTGACCCATATTGCAGTTTCAGAAGTTGTGAGTCCATCTTGAAAATTCCCAAagcatttttacagtaaattctAAAACACCttttaataacacaaatgtattttacagaaaacaatcaCAATGCTCATTTGCCTCATTCTGTACGATTGACTTTATTCATAAAAAGATATAAATTCAAGTTGACATATTTTCAatccttttatatttttagatcAATACAAACATACTTTTCTATCAAAAAGTGTCGAAATATCCCATCTGGATTTAACATTCATCAGTCGGTTACTGCTATTATTGCGTCACATTAAAatgttatcatatttttttactgctgaTTTTCAAGAACTGTGGAATTTAAAATATTCGCACTGAAACTCGAATCTGCATTTTATCTGAGTcaatattttcttgtgtttgttgtgatggGATATCCCGTCAGAGGGAGTCCCAGTCGTTGCTTTGTTTGTATTTTCGGTTGCTATGGGCGGAGCCTAAAGCtcattctcttttatttttataatgtctgTTGACGTCAGAGGACGGAGAGTTCCGCATTCCAGAGTCACAGTGATACTTAAAGCGCGCTGATGCAACGCAAACAGACAAACGAACTGAACGGACGAACCGACGCGAACTCTAAGCGCACAACCAGtaagtgttttaaattattgcttTTGTGTTGTGATGGTTTTATGACAAATGCAGGCCTTTAACACTGTTAGCAGTTACAGCACGGAATGTGTTGAAGCAGGACGCGATTTATATGTCGAATAATTCTTCGTGTTTGAAAACATCTGTAACATTTGACTCGAATAAGTTTCATCCGGCCTGCAGATGTTTGCTTCGGTTACATAAGGGTGTGGAGATCCATCGGAACAAAAGACAATAACCAATAACGTATTTAATCCGAATTATTGCAGATTTACATGGATCTAGTCTTGCTTTCAGTGAGGGGGTGATATTTGTTCATAATTCCTTAATGTACTACTCTTTTATTATAAGAATATTCACAATATTGAATTATAAACATGGACAATCGTACTGCAGTTTTTTGTAGCTTGCAATATTATTGATATTGATGTAGcttgatatgtttttttaatcaaacttaCAACGAATAGTTTTAGTGTAAATGATTTCTAATACATGCAGTTTTATAAACTCATATGTTAAACCAAATCTGTGTTAAAACGGTGGGATACTTAACTCACTGAACTGAGTCACATACACAGAATGCATAAATTCATTGAATTGTGGTTAAATGATACAAATGTAGGCTATATTTTTAACAACCACGATTCAGTTTTGATATTGATAAACAAAGATGATCTAAAATCTCAGTGTTGGTATAGATTAGTATCACTTTATTGCAATTCTATGGTGCTGTGGGAATATctctgtaaattattttatctatttcatttatcagtCCATATTTGAAGAACATATACATAGATATGTAGATCACCACTTTGTTAAGAAGAATCTGGCACGATCAGGAAAGACTGGAAACATTGAAACTATAACTCCGTTGCAGGCTGTTTCATTCTTATAGTTTGTAGTTTGTCAGGAAAGAAACATTTGGAGAATTTGCAGCATGTTTGACTATTACATAATCCTGTAATGGGCCTTACAGAACATTCAAAATCTGTTTTGAGTCTCAGTTTTAATGTGCGTAGGTGTTGTTGTGCGCTTGGGAATCTTGAAGTTTTCCTAGAACTTCAcatgcacatttaaaatgtttatgttcctCTCATGGAAACTTCCACGAACTTCCAATTATTCTCTGTGGCTTTCCGTTGTGACATGTAAAGACGTTGACATTTGCTTCTCAGTCTTTGTTTAAatttttccaaagtaaaaatgtgtattgtttaaCTTATAGTAGAggatagtattttttttaatgcacactTCTAGCTGCACTTATTTTGCAGAAACAATAACATCcccttctctttttttctgaatcAGTAATGATGCCTGGTCAAATCCCTGATCCCACGGTCACCGCCGGTTCTCTGCCCAGCCTCGGTCCACTGGCTGGTATTTCTGCTACCACTTTAACAGACCAATTCAAACTGGCGGAACTTTACAGCTTCGGCGCTGTTCTGTCACCTCTCATCCTGAACAGACATGGCAAGAGATCGTTCAGCGTCATTAAGAGTGAGGTGAGAACTCGAcacaatgtttattaataaaaatactgaagatAACAAAGTCTGTCTTTGAAATTAAATCCTTTCTTATTTTATAAGTCTGATTAGAATTAAATAAgcttataataaaaacatgtaatttgtgtttttcagtagttttgaattttatttttagattaggACTATCAattcatttgttattatttaataattataaatcaattttaaattATAGTATATATCCACTATGCTGAACTTtgattattaaaacaaatgttacatttcTACAGTGTTAAAAATATAGAAACTATGCTTGAGTTCTGTAAAAATTGTTCTGGTGTTTGTGAATCCTATACAAAGTTTTGACCTGTAAGATtctttaactgttcaagagTGACACCTGGTGGACACAAACGAAATAGTCTTGCATGTCACAGTTTTGTGGAACATCTTGGCGTTGTTTACGAATAGAAACTTTAACTGGACATAAACGAATCATCGCATTTCTAATGATCTGAACATTCTGACCCACagacagatgatgatgatgatgatgataataatgacGACCGCAAGAAACgaaggagagaaaaaaacaaagtcgCAGCCGCTCGCTGTCGGAacagaaaaaaggaaagaaCAGACTTTCTGCAGAAGGTGagcagaataaaatatttaaattacaataaaatgtaacaagttCACTTACGTTTAGAGTTTACAATAGAGGAAGAACATGAATTACTCTTTATAACTATGTATCTGGGACTACATATAATACTTGGACTTTAATAAAAAGTTGTCCCCTCCAGAGACATTTTaagtttgctgtagttttttgGAAGACTTTAAAATATAGACTTTCATTAAGAGGTCAggctacactgtaaaataaatgttcgaTGACGCAATTTAACCAAACACTCCATGTTGTCCCATTAGGAGTCTGAACGGCTGGAGATGTTGAACTCGGATCTGAAGTCTCAGATTGAGGATCTGAAATCGGAGAAGCAACAGCTCGTTGTGATGCTCAACCACCATCGACCCACATGCATCGTCCGCACTGACAGCGTAAAAACTCCCGAGAGCGACGAGCACGTCTCGAGTCACTTTAAACAGCAGTCTGACTGAACCGACCCTAAACagctgggagagagagagagagagagagagagaagtcaCCGAAGATCACGTGTCTAGAAGCAGAACTGTAGCCGTCTGTATCGCGTGCCGAGACGTTTGTACAGCCACAGATGAGGAGGAACAAACTGAGTATGAAACTATTATCAGACCACGACGACGTCTATTGCTCTGCAAACTTTGGGTCTGAAGGTTTGGGTAAAGCATGCAAGGGATGATCGGCGCGCGCGTGGGAACGGGAATGGATTTGCTCATCTGCTGTATGGACGCGAATTTCCCTGACAAGATTTTGACACTTCTGACATAAATCTGCTCGATAGCAGATCGTTCGTACTGTTGAGAAACAAGTGAAGCATATTTCAGTTAAAcggaatgtaaaaaaaataacttgacATTTATGCCAAATTCTCAAAAGTGCCGCCAGATGGCGCTGCCTGATAAACCCCATTGCTCCTGATGCTGGCGTCTCAATGGACTTCTTGTTTACAGTTGTTCGTATTAATACATTCAGTTGTATTCTGAActcttgtgttttttgttattcacaTGGTGTTGTAAatgttatatgttttttgtattcTTGTGCACGTCTGTTGAACAGGCACTTTTGTTACCTATGTGTCATCGTTGCATCAAAATAAAacctatttttaaaatacatcatttgaaTACTCATCGCTTTTTTACAATTATTGTGACCGCTTCAGTCACAATAACCACAGATTGCGGCAGAGgaggagaaataaaaatggcaaGATCAGATTTGACCAGAAAAAGCTTTATGTCACTGAATTATTAGTTTTcttgcttaaagggacagtacagcaaaaatctgtcatcgtttattatTAGgctacacggctcgttggaatgctagATTCCGATTAGCCAGTTTTTGCAGGTTCGTAAGGCCCTTTAACCTGACGTCACGCAACTTCCGTTCTGCCGCAAAGCAGTGTAACGTTACTTCCGCTTGCGTCTCAGAATGGAGTTTAAATACGGCTCGATTATGTACAAACATGTTTCAGACAAATTTTCGCTTACGACAAGATCAAcggtataaataaaaaatacaagttcATCGTTGaacagtgtttgtttataaaggtaagtgttttgtttttgtgttagcgACGGTACTTGAATAAGTGTTCCgtcagtttttttcagtgctgtTAAATTCCAGCGCGGCGGCAAAACGGAAGTTGTTTCTTATTGTTGGTTGCAGGGCGGTTGTTATGATAACTGCTTTGCGAAAAGGCGGAAGATATGTTACATCattgtgaaagcagcaaattattttgacaggtttttttgtaaaattaaatataaacatgtcttttaataacacatgacattatatttatttatgattattgcctgttcgtgacatttgcaTGTCGTAAAACTGAAAGTAAGCGGCTTTTCCTCGCTGAAGATCTGCAAATGCATCAAATGATGCTTCGCGTCGGGTCCTTAACACAGTTGGGGCTTATTTCAGCGATAACAACTGGCTTCCCTTTATATTATGCCTTACTTAAACCTCATGTTAGAATCTATACatgactcttctgtggaacacaaaagaagatgttttgagaaatgtctcagtggttttgtattcatacaatggaagtcaatgggagccagtgttgtttggtctacttttgtgttctgcagaagaatgtctCATGAAGGTGTTTAAATGATGAGATgattttggtgaactatccctttaagaatgtaGTCCTGTTTTGCACTAGTATACAGTGgctataacatttaaaaaatcataaatgtcTCCACATTATATAGCAAAAGATGTACATCTGCATTAACATAACATTAAACGTGCGACAACCAGAAGATGTCAAAGCACAGTATAGAACTATATCTATTATGTTGTCTTCTAAATCCAACCACACATTTATATGAAATGTCCAGCTTGAAATGTCCAATGCAGTGACATTTTGTATGTGTGAAAGCGTCCAACTTTTtgtgtgaattcttatctttaTAATTATACACTTAGCAGCAGACCTGAGTgggctgttgttgttttttcatcttctgtctttagtactttttgTCACGTCAGCTTTGGGCAGATCAGGTCTGGTTGGAGTTTCAAAGCTGCTTTGATCAAATGTCTGACCTTCTGCTCAGCAGTTCCAGCCTCTTAAAAATGCGCCTTTTTGGCAGAACATGTTTCTGATGTGGGCGGTTGTCAGAATCTGCTCCTCACCCTGTTTCTCTAAGCGCATGCGGGGGAAAAAAAACGCTGGTTTGGTGCCATTGAGTGCTGCCTCGAAAACTGTTTGATTTCAACAGGCAGATCGGAACACAAACAGCTCACGCTGAAATCCCTCGCGAGACCACCGCAGTGGCCAGAGAACAACAGTTCTCAGATGAGATCGATGATTCATGGTGTTGTTTTAGCTATCAATATTTCAGTGTATCAATATTGCCTTATATCAGTATGTCTGTGTCTCAGCACTCAGTTTTGGGATTCTTTGTATTTGTATCTCAGTTCATAGAGCACCGTGTTCTTGATTGAAAGGTCGGGGGGTGATTCCCAGAGACaaaacacatactgataaaatatcTTCCTTGAATGTAAAGTAGGACACTTTGGATAGAAATCATGAAatatcaaatgcataaatgtaaatctttagtttcttttctaaatttcattttttcagtaATCCTCTTAGTCCAGAAGATATTTActtgttttcatttctgggaaagtgaaatgttttcttttctttttccaaaTTGTTTTTTCTAAGAAATCAGATAAAGGTTAGCAGATTACGGCAGAAGGTCTGAGCTAGTTTGGCTGGGTCCTGGCGGGAGGCTAGGGGGATTTCTCTCCACATTTTTCTTTGGCCCCTCCAAAAATATTAagcaattaaaaaattaaaaagtacttgaaaattgtataaaaatcaaatttagaaaaaatgaaatacttaAATAGttgtttgtattatatttatatatattatttgtacaATGAATATGAATATCTGACCAACCAGAATACGGGATTGTCCCCCAGTCCAGCCAGCCTACCGGGCCTGGTTCAGACTTGATTCCAGTAATGAACATGAAATGTTGTGTGGTTGtaataattaacattttctGTGGTAATTCCTGCTGAAGAATGAGTAAGAATTCAGCTGTGATATTGGACTGATATATTGAGGGATCTCACATGCAGTCTGACTCAGAGTATTCGTGAACACTTACATTCAGAGGATCACCTGTGAGTTTCATGATAAACTAAAGCTCTTCGTTAGTCAGGGTAAATGCCATGTTTGAATGACGCAAGACAGTCTTCAACTGGTGCTTATCATAAAATATCAGAATGACCTAGAATCCCAAACATATTATACTTGTACAAATCACATTCCCACACTCATTTGCACCATAAAACCTGACATAACCTatgtaaaatactgtatatactaaacaaagaaaataatcaaacattgaaatgttcaaGTTAAGTTGCATTTGATTTAAGTTAGaggatttttattatgttcAAAATGTAGAAACGTCCACTTTTCACAATGAACCCTCTTTCTGACGTTAAGTCCAGTAATGTGCAGCGATGTTTGGGAAAGTCACTCGCATCTTTACCGGACAAAACTTTTTACCGTTTACCGTTTAACACCTTAACTCGTAATCTTCTGAAGTCGTTGCAGATGTTGGACAGTGTGTATGAGTAAGATGCAAAGCCACAGAAATGTGAATGGATATTTTTCTATTGTGTTGCGTTTACTGGATATTCCACCTACACGCGCGCCTCAAAGATCACTCAGTGCGTGTCCTTGTAGCCTTGTGCTGATTCTGGTGATTTACGCAGATGCTGATGAAGTGTGCTGTTTTGAATCTATTCCGGCATCTCTGTTTGAGCCCGTCTAATAAAAACGCAAGCAGAATTAAAAAAGCAGCACACATTTAGAGCTGGGCTTTTTCCTGTTATACTTCGTCTTAGTATCAAACACTTTAAACGAAGTGAATTTTGGTGATGCTCTAggcggttgctaaggtgttcagAGTGGTTGGTTGGATGCTGCTGGATGGTTGAATAAACTAAATTCTGGCTCATAGATCTGGCTGTAGTCCCTACTTAAATGTAAGTCTAAaggatttgtgtttgtttgatcaaatacaaaagtaatagTCAAAGGGTTTTTGGACTGGTTTATGTCCACGGGTCGATGCTGATGTTTGATGCTGAGGGTTGACTCAAAATTTGAGCCATTGCATTAGTGACGCTTGACTTTCTGAAAGCATTGTCAACTTCTTTGGCAATAGAATATAAATATCCTAAGACAGCTTTTGTTCACGTTTCTGCATCATGGTGATTTTGGGGAAATATCTCTGGGTAAATCTCacagtgtaatgttttcattGCTTGGCACCAGGGGTGATTTGCATTGCTGACAGTAAACGCGCTGTTTTTGGCGCCACTGGTTTGCCAGCGGGCTTCTGGTGGGAGATCTGTCATCGACAGCATTTATGAAAATctgttgcttaaaaaaatctggcAGGGTACATCTTATGGTAATGCGGAGGGTGATGTCAGAtggaatttttttaaacataagtAATGGTATAGTATATTAGTGAACACCTGCTGAAATACTCCAGATCAGAAGGGAAAGCACCTGCCTGCCTccctctcgctctcgctctctctttcttgctctttctctccgtctctctcgaAGTCTCTGtcaatttaaatatgtttacattttgtgtgcTTTGATGACATGACAAAaagtattcatttatatttccaAAGCAGTgcagaatgaaataaatatacaaaataatggAAAGTGTTATTGTGGTAAACCACGAGGCTAAATGCGCCAGTAATAGTGCTATTTTTAgtcttgtttgatttttttctttattttgagcAACTTTAAACACTGTAATTGATAATTGaaaatttttatattgtattgtatttcacTAATACAACTAAAGTGatacccaaaaattaaaattcagtcATTAGTTACTCACCCTatgattgttccaaacctttaaaaatgtctttgttctgctatacacagagaaagatatttgaaagaatgtgagTAAACAAACATCTCATCACATATAGGAAAATAAttgctatgggagtcaataaGGTAAGATTTCTGTTTCtgttctgacattcttccaaatatcttcctttgtgtttagcagaacaaagaaatgtatacaggtttggaacaatctgagtgtgagtaaatgatgacagaattttcatttttggttgaactatccctttaacatttataaatgtttaagtgtgcatcttttgtgttcaaattcTTATTGGGTCCAAAGTGATGCTCTGTTATTGTTTCTGTCCCATTTCTTAAGATTCATCACCTCTACTGCGAACGAGAGACTTTATGCAAAGTTTCCAGGAACCATGTGACTTCCAGTCTAGTGCTGTAGAGGTTTTCTATCTAAGACCACATCACACGTCGCTAATTAGGCAGTGtgtgagagagcaagagagagagagggtgaagCAGAGCAAGAAAGAGTGCGAGCTGCAGTGTCTACGCATTCGCCAGTGGACCGTGATCACTTCACATCTCTCCTCTGAGCACATGTACTCTCGCTCGCCCTGAGacggagagagagggagagacagacagacatactgAAAGAGACGCTGACAGAAGACAGACTCTGAAGGAGGTCAAAGGTTTCTTGGGGACTGAAGTGGCATGGCTCAGGGTTCTGACAATAACGACTCCAGCTACACCAAATCTCCTTCGCCAGGCAATAAACAGGTAAGAGAACCGTCAACCGGCACCAGAAGACATTATGTCTTCATCTACATAGACACACACTTCACCAATACAGGAAATAAGTTTTGTGAAagtacaagatttttttttaatgcaatttgAAACATGATGCAACATGCACATGTCTAACAAGAGCGTTCATAACTTATACGACTTTTGCATTTGACATTATAATCTGAACACCTAGTGCTCTTCATTCCACTTATTTAACTGTACATCACACTTGAATTTCAAACTCATGGCTGCATAAAAAACGACGCATGTCAATGGGTTTGTGCAagcgtgtgtgtgaatgtgtgtgagaTTATGATTCACACGTGTCTCAGAGAGGTTGCCGAGAACAAGTCGCACGAGAGAGGCTGTGTAACATTACTTGACTAAGAACTAGATTTGCTTTAGAGATGCAAGAAATATCGTTCATCGGCAGCGTGCTGTGAGTTAGACGGCGCGAGAGAACGTTAGTGGTTGTGAAAGTGTCGTTAGGATGGCACGAGGCCAGGAGGACTATAGGTGATATGAGCAATGCTCACATCCTCTCCAACCTCACTGGACGAGACAAAAAAACACGCAGAGGATGATATCTAGCCAGAACAGCACTGTCAATCTTTCTTGCCTCTCTTTTAGATGCAGATCtgttgtaaagaaaacaagcacAGTTTGACAGCAGTGCAAGTGTCTTAGGTTTCAATGATAAAACCATAGGCTTAGTGTGTACATTTAAAGAAGACTGAGgctgatttttaaatgttagcAGAATGTGATAAACTATGCTAGGACACCCGAGTGAATTTGAAAGGATCTTACATCCTTCGCTACAAACCACATTGACATAAGCTAAAATGAACCGTAAATACTTATGAGACTGAAACTGATCTTGCAAACAAAAGCAACATGTTAACTTGGGATATGCTCTGTGCTTATGTGACAATCCTGTCATAAATCTTATATATGTGAATTTCATAGCATAACCTAATCTGAAACCTTTCATAAACATGCATGGATTCATgtgcacacaaacgcacactcgcacccacacacactctGATCTAGAGGGTCTCTCTCATTGTGGGGAATTTGTCATACGGAAAAAGTCTGATTCTTGTGGGTTCAATAGAGGGCGTCATCACACTCAGCTGGGGCTGTTGGGCTTGTGGGAAAACACTGCTCTGCATCTTTTGAAATGTCACATCTTTTATCTTCTTTAATGTGCATGTGATAAACAGGCAGTCATGGCACCTTCCAACCAAAGTGCAAGAGAAAGTAACTTCtcattaaatgttataaatttaTGTCAAGTATTAATAAAATTGGACCTTATTGATTTCGTTATATGCTGATATAATCTCTGTTCCTctatatatactgtgtatatatatatatatatatatatatatatatatacagactATTTATTAAAAGGTGATACCTTGTTTGGTCTCTAATACTACTTACGGGTGACATCACCATGACCAGGTGTGCAGGAAACATATAGCATATAACtcttcatttattgttttagacGTGTGCAGGAAGAGCACCTgtctaacatcatttaaatatagAAGTAATAGAGGTTACATCACTTTAAGCACATCAAATAAgtcataaatatacaaataccATTTCATACTGATGTCCAGTTTATCCAGTTTTTCCAGTTGCTCATGAACTCGTGTGCTGGTTTTCAGGGTTCCTCGGATGACGTGAGGAAAGTGATGAGGAGAGAAAAGAACCGTATCGCGGCGCAGAAGAGCCGGATGAGACAAACTCAGAAAGCAGACAATCTGCATTTGGTGAGCGCTTCATTTGAACATTTACCATAgattatacaattattaaaaccGTTTAATGCCCAGGTAGTttcagtcagtttgatcaaCGTTTGAAATTAACTGACGAAAAGTCATTTTCACCTGTCTGATCAAAATTGCGCTGCAAACATGAATAATAGCTTTTACTTAGCAGATGACaatggtataagcgggataatccatGGCTAGCCATgcattaaagggttttaatgcacttcGTGGATGCAACCACCCTCCGCTTCGCATCGCGTGGTTCTTGGCCTCCATGCTAACTGTGGATTATCCCTTGCTTATGTTCCACACAATTTATGACCCTTGTGTTTAATACAAGACACTCAGTAAAGAGTGTGGAGGTGTGAcataaatgtagattgtagaggtaaagtAGTCTGGATTTGGgtacatttgatg is part of the Triplophysa dalaica isolate WHDGS20190420 chromosome 13, ASM1584641v1, whole genome shotgun sequence genome and harbors:
- the jdp2b gene encoding jun dimerization protein 2, whose translation is MQRKQTNELNGRTDANSKRTTIMMPGQIPDPTVTAGSLPSLGPLAGISATTLTDQFKLAELYSFGAVLSPLILNRHGKRSFSVIKSETDDDDDDDNNDDRKKRRREKNKVAAARCRNRKKERTDFLQKESERLEMLNSDLKSQIEDLKSEKQQLVVMLNHHRPTCIVRTDSVKTPESDEHVSSHFKQQSD